The Limnospira fusiformis SAG 85.79 genomic interval TGGGAATTTGGGTGGAAGCCCACCCGGAATTGGGGGAAGGGTTCGACTCCTCGACCGGATTTATCCTCCCCAATGGTGCGATCCGTTCCCCTGATGCTTCTTGGGTGAGTCGCCCCCGTTGGGAAGCACTGACACCCGATATGCGTCGCGGTTTCGCTCCTTTATGTCCTGACTTCGTGGTGGAATTGCGATCGCCTACCGATAGCTTATCCCTACTGCGAGAAAAGATGGGGGAATATTTGGAAAATGGAGCCCGACTGGGATGGTTGATTGACCCCCAAAATCGACGGGTAGAAATCTACCGCCCCGGACAAGAAATCGAAGTTTGGCCGGAGCCCACAGAACTCTCAGGCGGCGATGTCTTGCCGGGATTTGTTTTGAGACTTAATCGGATTTGGGGATGAGAATTGCCTGGCTTTTTTAGTAGAGCGATCGCCTTACCCCACCCTGGAATTATAACACAGGCAACAAGCCAGTTCTACTTCTATAAGCGATCGCCATCAATCCCCGCTTCCCGCAACAACATCT includes:
- a CDS encoding Uma2 family endonuclease, encoding MHSTLSLQLPPSTLLQVTLEQFQAIAAANPDLRLERTATGELIVNPPAGSESGKRNFSLTTQLGIWVEAHPELGEGFDSSTGFILPNGAIRSPDASWVSRPRWEALTPDMRRGFAPLCPDFVVELRSPTDSLSLLREKMGEYLENGARLGWLIDPQNRRVEIYRPGQEIEVWPEPTELSGGDVLPGFVLRLNRIWG